From Terriglobales bacterium, one genomic window encodes:
- the rpsU gene encoding 30S ribosomal protein S21, which translates to MRLQEGESLENALRRFKRKVQTEDIIKEVKRHSYYLKPGEKRRLKEALARKRNRKKARKEQD; encoded by the coding sequence GTGAGATTGCAGGAGGGCGAATCGCTGGAGAATGCCCTCCGCCGCTTCAAACGCAAAGTCCAGACTGAGGACATCATCAAGGAAGTCAAGCGACATTCCTACTATCTGAAGCCTGGGGAGAAACGGCGTTTGAAGGAAGCTCTGGCGCGCAAGCGGAATCGCAAGAAGGCGCGCAAGGAGCAGGACTAG
- a CDS encoding zinc-ribbon domain containing protein has product MEFRDKLLQCVECGGEFVFTAGEQLFFHDKQFKNEPKRCKPCKLKRISSLGGNGNGTRPPKVETQAVCSQCGKDTTVPFRPTQGRPVYCRECFQARKTTASAVA; this is encoded by the coding sequence ATGGAATTCCGGGACAAGCTTTTGCAGTGCGTCGAGTGCGGCGGTGAGTTCGTGTTCACGGCCGGCGAACAGTTGTTCTTCCACGACAAGCAGTTCAAGAACGAACCCAAGCGGTGCAAACCCTGCAAGCTGAAGCGGATCTCGTCCCTGGGCGGGAACGGGAACGGGACGCGTCCGCCCAAGGTGGAAACCCAGGCGGTGTGCTCGCAGTGCGGCAAGGACACCACCGTGCCCTTCCGGCCCACCCAGGGACGCCCGGTCTACTGCCGGGAGTGCTTCCAGGCGCGCAAGACCACGGCGAGCGCGGTGGCGTAG
- a CDS encoding response regulator, with protein MKRRILLADADLAVQLALRKLLEMHGFEVETASSAREAIAKLDSGPFHMVITAMAMESESAGSDLILAAQRQPYNPATAVLTELAETGPSRIGAQSVLVRANAQDLVRQIEALLIHHEDGKGAHAKGPVAVPAPHPRQVRRAR; from the coding sequence ATGAAGCGTCGCATCCTGCTGGCCGATGCCGATCTGGCCGTGCAGCTTGCCTTGCGCAAGCTGCTGGAGATGCACGGATTCGAGGTGGAAACCGCCTCCTCGGCGCGCGAAGCCATCGCCAAGCTCGACTCCGGCCCCTTCCACATGGTGATTACCGCCATGGCCATGGAGAGTGAGAGCGCCGGCAGCGACCTCATCCTCGCCGCCCAGCGCCAGCCCTACAATCCGGCTACCGCCGTGCTCACCGAACTGGCCGAAACCGGCCCTTCGCGCATCGGCGCGCAGTCCGTCCTGGTGCGGGCCAACGCGCAGGACCTGGTCCGCCAGATCGAGGCTCTGCTCATCCACCACGAAGACGGCAAAGGCGCCCACGCCAAGGGACCGGTCGCCGTCCCCGCCCCGCACCCCCGCCAGGTTCGCCGCGCCCGCTAG